Sequence from the Sanguibacter keddieii DSM 10542 genome:
GGCTGCTGGCGCTGTACCGGGACGTGCTGGGCCGCCGCCGTGCATCTCGGGGCCGTGCATGACCCGCCCGTCGCTGCTGATCCTGTCGTTCTCGCCGATCGCCGACGACGCCCGCGTCCTCAAGCAGGTGCGGCTGTTCGCCGACCGCTACGACGTGACGACCTGCGGGTACGGTCCGGCGCCCGAGGGCGTCGTGGCCCACCACGAGGTGCCGGCCGACCTGCCGGCCTGGCGCAAGGACCCGCGGTGGTTGCTGCTGCGCCAGTACTCGCGCGTCTACTGGGGCAACGCTGCGGTGGCGTACGCGAAGAGCGTCCTGCCAGTCGGGGAGTTCGACGCGGTGCTCGCCGATGACGTGGACACCGTCCCGCTCGCGCTGTCGCTCCGGCCGCGTCACGGGGTGCACGCCGACCTCCACGAGTACGCCCCGGGGCAGAACAGCGAGCTGCCGCGGTGGCGCTGGTTCGTGGCGCCGTACGTCCGGTGGATCTGCCGACGCTTCGTGCCGCAGACCGCGTCGGTGACGACGGTCGGCCAGGGCATCGCCGAGCGGTACACCCGTGAGTTCGGGTACCCGGTCGGGGTCGTCACCAACGCGGCGCCCTACGCCGAGCTCGAGCCGGCGACGGTGGGCTCGCCGGTGCGCCTGGTGCACTCGGGCAACGCGCAGCGCAACCGCACCCTCGAGGTGATGATCGACGGCGTCGAGCGGTCCACCACCCCGGTCACCCTCGACCTGCTGCTCATGCCCAACGACGAGGTGTACCGCGACGAGCTGCGCGCTCGGTGCGCCGGCTCCGAACGCGTGCGGGTCCTCGACCCGGTCCCGTACCGGGACCTGGTGCGCACCCTCAACGGCTACGACGTCGGGGTGTTCGTGCTGCCGCCCGTCAACGTCAACTACGAGTGGACGCTGCCCAACAAGTTCTTCGACTATGTGCAGGCGCGCCTCGGCGTCATCGTCGGGCCGAGCCCCGAGATGGCCCGCGAGGTCGAGGCCCGCGGCCTCGGCGCGGTCACGGCCGACTTCTCGGCCGACGGCTTCGCCGCGGTGCTCGACGGTCTCGACCCCGCGACGGTCACCACGTGGCGCGAGGCCTCGGACGCCTGCGCCCGCGAGCTCTCCGCCGAGGTGCAGTCGACCGGCTGGGCCGACGCGGTCGGGCGGCTCCTCGACGGCCCTCCGGAGGGCTGACCGGGCACGCCCAGGCGGCTCAGCCCAGCGCGGCCACCCGGGCGAGGAGGTCGGTCGGGTCGTCGGGCCGCTCCTCCAGGCTGCTCTCGGGCAGGTAGGTGAGGGCGTCGCCGTCGATCGTGATGCGGCCGGTCGGCCCTGCGCTGACGTGGTAGCCACCGTCGTGCGCGGTGAGGAACAGGACGGCCTCGTCGCCGACCACCATGAGCGGGTCGTCCATGACCAGCAACGACGGATAGGGGTCCTCGGCGACGCCGTGCTGCTTGACGACGACCTCGGTCGGCGCGCCGGTGCTCGGCTTCACCGGGTGGTCGATGCGCACCCGGTACTCGGTCCACGGGATTCCTCCCTCGGGCGACTCCCAGTCCTGGACAGCCACGACGGTCGTCCGGGCGACGAGGTCAGAGGCCTCGGCCATCTCGGCAAGGGTCGGGTAGGAGTGCGCCCAGCTCTGCATCGAGGAGGTCGCGCCCCCAGCGCGATCACCCTGCCCGCACCCGCTCAGCGCGACGGACACCGCCAGCACCAGTCCGACGGCTGCCGTCGTTCTC
This genomic interval carries:
- a CDS encoding glycosyl transferase, which produces MTRPSLLILSFSPIADDARVLKQVRLFADRYDVTTCGYGPAPEGVVAHHEVPADLPAWRKDPRWLLLRQYSRVYWGNAAVAYAKSVLPVGEFDAVLADDVDTVPLALSLRPRHGVHADLHEYAPGQNSELPRWRWFVAPYVRWICRRFVPQTASVTTVGQGIAERYTREFGYPVGVVTNAAPYAELEPATVGSPVRLVHSGNAQRNRTLEVMIDGVERSTTPVTLDLLLMPNDEVYRDELRARCAGSERVRVLDPVPYRDLVRTLNGYDVGVFVLPPVNVNYEWTLPNKFFDYVQARLGVIVGPSPEMAREVEARGLGAVTADFSADGFAAVLDGLDPATVTTWREASDACARELSAEVQSTGWADAVGRLLDGPPEG